A genome region from Nitrosopumilaceae archaeon includes the following:
- a CDS encoding PH domain-containing protein, whose protein sequence is MFGSKKEPEYVFDRSQFDADELSEIDRIKNMLDAAEIIKAVARQSKLMPGGKLITPKTIFATDKRLLIRDPNMLGLRSDVDAIPYSQINNVKLEKGVFTSRVMIKSGNFNTDEQGYIDAIPKDKAAKIVAIINEGIRLAQTHTTEVVQQKSVEDDPLTMLKKRFVKGEITKEEFEDMKKMLE, encoded by the coding sequence ATGTTTGGTAGTAAAAAAGAGCCAGAGTATGTCTTTGACCGTTCTCAGTTTGATGCAGATGAACTATCTGAGATTGACAGAATAAAAAACATGTTAGATGCTGCAGAGATAATTAAAGCAGTAGCAAGACAAAGCAAGCTAATGCCAGGTGGCAAGCTCATTACACCAAAGACAATTTTTGCAACAGACAAACGTCTACTAATTAGAGATCCTAACATGCTTGGTTTGCGTTCAGATGTTGATGCCATACCTTATAGTCAAATAAATAATGTAAAATTAGAGAAAGGAGTTTTTACATCCAGAGTAATGATAAAATCAGGAAATTTTAACACCGATGAGCAAGGCTACATTGATGCAATACCAAAAGACAAAGCTGCAAAGATTGTTGCGATAATTAATGAAGGAATTAGACTTGCACAGACTCATACAACAGAGGTAGTTCAACAAAAATCAGTTGAAGATGATCCTTTGACCATGTTGAAAAAACGTTTTGTTAAAGGAGAGATTACAAAAGAAGAATTTGAAGATATGAAGAAAATGCTTGAATGA